The following coding sequences are from one Bacteroidota bacterium window:
- a CDS encoding L,D-transpeptidase family protein, with product MNSYKLLFLLLFTSIIVACNKCSEEQPKEIVLVEKPEMVNEEVQKLISKKLVDVDTSTILIVEKDSLFAIQFVSDFYKKRKFEVAFTNKGILTNQGDTLLDVIKNAEVYGLIPDDYHYSKIASLLESAQDSATKKFDAVKISDADLLLTDAFFTMAVHINKGRLNADSLTIEWKGKQVDTNLVEILNSVLKSNSIRAAIDSLEPKNSYYQGLKLALKNFQYEFKDVDWDSIADRNSDSTTFMARLKDRLIQSHDYIDDFTNSDSIKLYRAAKNKQSFVLTETLKDSMKIVKSIKEFQCKNNLTEDGKIGKLTFKALQRTKQDYINQIALNMERWRWSRVPAEKQYVWVNLPKYEMIVIEDDTLVMKSRVIVGAPDHQTPLLKSTIRYFLIYPYWTVPFSIATKEILPILKRDTSYLRRKNFQVLDGNNQVVDASKIKWKKYTKTYFPWRLRQNIGEDNSLGILKFNFENKYGVYMHDTDSRRLFNREMRAMSHGCCRLEKFMDFATFLIRDDSLKYPVDSLLADTARPIQKYVYIKKPIALYFAYFTAETDAYCELKFFIDMYKRDEKMMRALRRGRKGMLIENKKSNPEGVKSQ from the coding sequence TTATTCTTACTTCTTTTCACTTCCATCATTGTTGCTTGCAACAAATGTTCGGAAGAACAGCCCAAAGAAATTGTACTCGTTGAAAAGCCAGAAATGGTGAATGAAGAAGTACAAAAATTAATTTCTAAAAAATTAGTCGATGTCGATACTTCAACCATTTTGATTGTTGAAAAGGACAGTTTATTCGCTATACAGTTTGTTTCTGATTTTTACAAAAAAAGAAAATTTGAAGTCGCTTTTACAAACAAAGGCATTCTCACCAATCAAGGCGACACACTCTTGGATGTGATTAAAAATGCTGAAGTATACGGACTCATTCCGGATGATTACCATTATTCTAAAATAGCCTCACTTTTAGAATCGGCACAAGACAGTGCAACAAAAAAATTTGATGCTGTAAAAATTTCTGATGCCGACCTACTCTTAACGGATGCCTTTTTCACTATGGCCGTGCACATCAACAAAGGCAGATTAAATGCTGATAGTTTAACCATAGAATGGAAAGGCAAACAAGTCGACACCAACTTGGTGGAAATATTAAATTCCGTGTTGAAATCAAATTCCATACGCGCTGCTATCGATTCACTCGAACCGAAAAACAGCTATTATCAAGGGCTCAAACTCGCATTAAAAAACTTTCAATATGAATTTAAAGATGTGGATTGGGATAGCATTGCGGATCGAAATTCTGATTCCACAACCTTTATGGCTAGACTAAAAGATCGGCTAATTCAAAGTCATGATTATATCGATGATTTTACGAACTCCGATTCCATCAAATTATACAGAGCTGCTAAAAACAAGCAGAGTTTTGTGCTCACAGAAACGCTAAAAGATTCTATGAAAATAGTTAAATCAATTAAGGAGTTTCAATGCAAAAATAATCTAACAGAGGATGGAAAAATAGGCAAGCTCACATTCAAAGCCTTGCAACGCACCAAACAAGACTACATCAATCAAATCGCCTTAAACATGGAACGTTGGCGCTGGTCGAGAGTACCCGCTGAAAAACAATACGTATGGGTGAACCTTCCAAAGTATGAAATGATCGTAATCGAAGACGACACCTTGGTGATGAAATCAAGAGTGATTGTTGGTGCCCCCGACCACCAAACACCCTTATTAAAAAGCACGATTCGCTATTTCTTAATTTATCCGTATTGGACGGTTCCTTTTAGCATCGCAACCAAAGAAATTTTACCCATTCTAAAACGTGACACTTCCTACTTAAGAAGAAAAAATTTCCAAGTATTGGATGGCAACAATCAAGTAGTAGATGCATCCAAAATAAAATGGAAAAAATATACGAAGACGTATTTCCCTTGGCGATTGCGACAAAATATCGGAGAAGACAATTCGTTAGGGATTTTAAAATTTAATTTTGAAAACAAATATGGTGTATACATGCACGATACAGATAGTAGAAGATTGTTCAACCGTGAAATGCGAGCGATGAGTCATGGCTGCTGCAGGCTCGAAAAATTTATGGATTTTGCAACTTTCCTAATTCGTGACGACAGTTTAAAATATCCGGTAGATTCCTTGCTGGCAGATACGGCAAGACCCATTCAAAAATATGTATACATCAAAAAACCGATTGCATTGTACTTCGCTTATTTCACAGCTGAAACTGATGCTTATTGCGAATTGAAATTTTTTATTGACATGTATAAAAGAGATGAAAAGATGATGCGTGCTTTGAGAAGAGGGAGAAAGGGAATGCTAATTGAAAACAAAAAATCCAATCCTGAAGGAGTTAAATCTCAATAA
- the hflX gene encoding GTPase HflX — translation MYDTGKKQETAILVGLINRTQDETTAKEYLDELEFLADTAGAKVLKRYTQRLEHPDSRTFIGAGKLNDVKTFVAENNVDIVIFDDELSPAQQRNLEKEINVEKEIKVKVVDRTRLILDIFAARARTAHAKTQVELAQSIYLLPRLTKMWDHLDRIKGGIGMKGAGETEIETDRRIVRDRISFLKERLKVIDRQMETQRKNRGDMIRVALVGYTNVGKSTIMNMLSKSEVFAENKLFATLDTTVRKVVIENLPFLLSDTVGFIRKLPTTLVESFKSTLDEVREADILVHVVDISHPGFEDQLNVVNQTLADIGAGDKPVLLVFNKIDAFVFEQKDEDDLTESTKKNLSLDDLKKTWMNKLHTECLFISAAKKENIDEFKKVLYDKVKDLHQKRYPYNKFLY, via the coding sequence ATGTACGATACAGGGAAGAAGCAGGAAACAGCCATTTTAGTAGGTTTGATTAATCGAACGCAGGATGAAACTACTGCGAAAGAATATTTAGATGAACTTGAGTTTTTGGCAGATACTGCCGGAGCAAAAGTTTTGAAGCGATACACACAACGTTTGGAACATCCTGATTCCAGAACATTTATTGGTGCCGGCAAGTTAAATGATGTAAAAACCTTTGTTGCTGAAAACAATGTTGACATTGTTATTTTTGACGATGAACTTTCTCCTGCACAACAGCGCAATCTGGAGAAAGAAATCAATGTAGAAAAGGAAATCAAAGTTAAAGTGGTTGATCGTACCCGATTAATCCTTGATATTTTTGCTGCTCGAGCACGCACAGCACATGCGAAAACACAAGTTGAATTAGCACAATCTATTTATTTATTACCGCGACTAACCAAAATGTGGGATCACTTGGATCGTATTAAAGGTGGTATTGGTATGAAAGGTGCCGGAGAAACAGAAATTGAAACGGATAGACGAATTGTGCGCGATCGAATTTCTTTCTTGAAAGAACGTTTGAAGGTAATAGATCGTCAAATGGAAACGCAGCGAAAAAATCGTGGTGACATGATTCGTGTGGCATTGGTAGGGTATACCAACGTTGGTAAATCCACCATCATGAACATGCTCAGCAAAAGTGAAGTGTTCGCTGAAAATAAATTATTCGCCACGTTGGATACAACCGTTCGAAAAGTGGTGATTGAAAATTTACCTTTTTTACTTTCTGATACCGTAGGATTTATTCGAAAATTACCAACTACCTTGGTGGAGTCATTTAAGTCAACATTGGATGAAGTGCGTGAAGCAGATATTTTAGTTCATGTTGTTGATATTTCCCATCCCGGTTTTGAAGATCAATTGAATGTCGTGAATCAAACTCTGGCAGATATTGGAGCTGGTGATAAACCGGTTTTACTCGTGTTCAATAAAATAGATGCGTTTGTGTTTGAACAAAAAGATGAGGATGATTTGACGGAAAGCACGAAGAAGAATTTGAGTCTGGACGACCTTAAAAAAACATGGATGAATAAATTACACACCGAATGTTTGTTTATTTCCGCTGCTAAGAAAGAAAACATTGATGAATTCAAAAAAGTACTTTACGATAAAGTAAAAGACTTACATCAGAAGAGATATCCTTACAATAAGTTTTTGTATTAA
- a CDS encoding SirB2 family protein produces the protein METGIRHTHLLTVILFLTIYLIKTVLLLLNKQDGLAKFTKTVKVPEMIISTLFLVTGIYMLTQVPEIKSLMIIKIAAVLISIPLAVIGFKKQNKILAVASLLLIITAYGLAEMSKKQKSKSMENVSETTLNGQELYNASCVSCHGADGKLNLMGAKDLSVSAMDLNARIEIITNGKNAMSPFGTMLTPGQIKAVAEYTETLKK, from the coding sequence ATGGAAACAGGAATTCGTCACACCCATTTATTAACCGTTATTTTATTTTTAACGATTTACTTAATAAAAACTGTCTTGTTGTTGCTAAACAAACAAGATGGATTAGCAAAATTTACAAAAACGGTTAAGGTGCCTGAAATGATTATCAGCACATTGTTTTTGGTAACCGGAATCTATATGCTGACACAGGTTCCTGAAATTAAATCGTTGATGATTATTAAAATTGCTGCGGTATTGATTTCAATCCCTTTGGCAGTTATCGGATTTAAAAAGCAAAATAAAATTTTGGCGGTTGCTTCATTGTTATTAATCATTACAGCTTATGGATTAGCAGAGATGAGCAAAAAGCAAAAATCAAAAAGTATGGAAAATGTTTCTGAAACAACATTAAACGGACAAGAACTTTATAATGCAAGTTGTGTGTCTTGTCACGGTGCGGATGGAAAGTTGAATTTGATGGGTGCAAAAGATTTATCTGTTTCTGCAATGGATTTGAATGCACGTATTGAAATCATTACAAATGGTAAAAATGCAATGAGTCCGTTTGGAACAATGTTGACTCCAGGACAAATTAAAGCAGTTGCTGAATATACGGAGACACTTAAGAAATAA
- a CDS encoding GxxExxY protein has protein sequence MTKKIIKAYYNVYNNLGYGFLEKVYEKAMIIELNRQELECERQKPIDVFYDKICIGNYFADIIVENKVIIELKACEYLIEEHEIQLVNYLKATEIEVGLLLNFGKEVEYKRKVLSNNFKKNITLENIKIS, from the coding sequence ATAACTAAGAAAATAATAAAAGCTTATTACAATGTATACAATAATCTAGGCTATGGTTTTTTAGAAAAGGTTTATGAAAAAGCTATGATCATTGAGTTGAATAGACAAGAGCTTGAATGTGAAAGGCAAAAACCTATTGACGTATTTTATGATAAAATATGCATTGGAAATTATTTTGCTGACATAATTGTAGAAAACAAAGTTATTATTGAGTTAAAGGCATGCGAATATCTAATTGAGGAGCATGAAATTCAATTAGTAAATTATCTGAAAGCAACTGAAATTGAAGTTGGATTATTACTAAACTTTGGAAAGGAAGTTGAATACAAAAGAAAAGTATTATCAAACAATTTTAAAAAAAACATAACCCTAGAAAACATAAAAATATCATAA
- a CDS encoding amidohydrolase family protein — translation MKKLILFALLLSTTFTFAQKSALIMNGIAHIGNDSVIQNSIIGIKAGKIVLVADATTAKIDPSGYDEVIDASGKHIYPGFIAPNSTLGLTEIESVRATNDFRETGTTLPNVRSLIAYNTDSKIIPTVRTNGVLLAQITPRGGLVSGTSSVVVLDGWNWEDAAYKIDDGIHINWPTIQSRKYLDEDNIFPGPFEKNKDYIQQTNSLKKLFADAKAYNENQTKEEANLRFEAMKGLYNGTQTLFIHSNTVKEMVEAINFVKENKITRVAIVGGKESWMITDLLKQNNISVIVSRVHDLPTYPEDDVDLPYKLPYLLQKAGVLFCLNNEGDMEAPGARNLPFLAGTASAYGLTKEQALKSITLNAAKILGIDKTTGSIEQGKDATLFISTGDALDMKSNNVEKAFVKGNSIDLKNDQTELYEKYKKKYGIK, via the coding sequence ATGAAAAAACTAATTTTATTCGCATTACTGCTTTCAACAACTTTTACCTTCGCACAAAAAAGTGCGTTGATTATGAACGGCATCGCTCATATCGGGAACGACAGTGTGATTCAAAATTCCATCATTGGAATTAAAGCCGGAAAAATTGTGTTAGTAGCCGATGCAACCACCGCAAAAATTGACCCATCCGGATACGATGAAGTAATTGATGCAAGCGGGAAACACATCTACCCGGGATTTATTGCTCCAAATTCAACTTTGGGATTAACAGAGATCGAATCGGTGAGAGCAACAAACGACTTTAGAGAAACTGGAACAACATTGCCGAACGTTCGTTCCTTGATTGCCTATAACACAGATTCAAAAATTATTCCTACCGTTCGCACCAATGGAGTTTTGTTAGCACAAATCACACCGCGTGGCGGACTTGTTTCCGGAACATCCAGTGTGGTTGTATTGGATGGATGGAATTGGGAAGATGCTGCTTATAAAATTGATGATGGGATTCACATCAACTGGCCTACCATTCAAAGCCGTAAATACTTGGATGAAGACAATATTTTCCCGGGACCATTTGAGAAAAACAAAGATTACATTCAACAAACCAATTCATTAAAAAAATTATTTGCAGATGCCAAAGCATATAATGAGAACCAGACCAAGGAAGAAGCCAACCTTCGCTTCGAGGCGATGAAAGGACTTTACAACGGCACTCAAACATTATTTATTCATAGCAATACTGTAAAAGAAATGGTGGAAGCAATCAATTTTGTGAAAGAAAACAAAATTACCCGTGTTGCAATTGTTGGAGGAAAAGAAAGTTGGATGATTACCGATTTATTAAAACAAAATAATATTTCAGTGATTGTTTCTCGTGTACATGATTTACCAACCTATCCGGAAGACGATGTTGATTTACCTTACAAACTTCCATATTTATTACAAAAAGCCGGAGTTCTTTTTTGCTTAAACAATGAAGGAGACATGGAAGCACCCGGAGCACGCAACCTTCCATTTTTAGCAGGAACAGCAAGTGCATACGGATTAACAAAAGAACAAGCTTTAAAATCCATCACTTTAAATGCAGCAAAAATATTAGGCATTGATAAAACTACAGGAAGCATTGAACAAGGGAAAGATGCAACACTTTTTATTTCAACCGGTGATGCATTGGATATGAAAAGTAACAATGTGGAGAAAGCCTTCGTAAAAGGAAACAGCATTGATTTAAAAAATGATCAAACAGAATTATACGAAAAGTATAAAAAGAAATACGGAATTAAATAA
- the trpS gene encoding tryptophan--tRNA ligase has protein sequence MSRILTGVQSTNIPHMGNILGAIIPAIEMSKQAGNESLFFIADLHSLTTIKDAAFIKESTDAVAATWLAFGFDTDKNIFYRQSDVTEVCELTWYLNCFTPFPMLANAHSFKDKSERLSDVNAGLFTYPVLMAADIILYDAHYVPVGKDQMQHLEMTRDIAEKFNNVYGEVFVIPEGKVNEATMLIPGIDGKKMSKSLNNFINIFLTDKELKKVVMSIVTDATPLEAPKNPDACNVFALYKLLANDVQIAEMKANYLKGGYGYGHAKTALFELILEKFKKERETYSYYMNNRAELDAKLQVGADKARKIARATLTRVREKLGFKI, from the coding sequence ATGTCACGAATACTTACAGGAGTTCAAAGTACCAATATTCCCCACATGGGAAATATTTTAGGTGCCATTATACCTGCGATTGAAATGTCGAAGCAAGCAGGGAATGAATCACTTTTTTTTATTGCGGATTTACATTCATTAACAACCATTAAGGATGCCGCTTTTATTAAAGAAAGTACGGACGCTGTTGCTGCTACCTGGTTGGCTTTCGGTTTTGATACGGATAAAAATATTTTCTATCGTCAAAGTGATGTCACCGAAGTATGTGAGTTGACCTGGTATTTAAATTGTTTCACTCCATTTCCCATGTTGGCGAATGCACATTCATTCAAAGATAAGTCGGAGCGCTTATCGGATGTGAATGCAGGTTTATTTACTTATCCGGTATTGATGGCAGCTGATATTATTTTGTATGATGCGCACTATGTTCCTGTTGGAAAAGATCAGATGCAGCATTTGGAAATGACCCGCGATATTGCTGAAAAATTTAATAATGTCTATGGTGAGGTATTTGTGATTCCGGAAGGCAAAGTAAATGAAGCAACCATGCTGATTCCCGGTATTGACGGAAAAAAGATGAGCAAGTCGTTGAATAACTTCATCAACATATTTCTTACGGATAAAGAATTAAAAAAAGTAGTGATGAGTATTGTTACAGATGCTACACCACTGGAAGCTCCTAAAAATCCGGATGCCTGCAATGTGTTCGCATTATATAAATTGTTGGCCAACGATGTTCAAATTGCAGAGATGAAAGCGAATTACCTAAAAGGGGGGTATGGCTACGGTCATGCGAAAACAGCTTTATTTGAATTGATTTTAGAAAAGTTCAAAAAGGAAAGGGAAACCTATTCGTATTACATGAACAACCGTGCAGAGCTGGATGCGAAACTGCAAGTGGGTGCCGATAAAGCCAGAAAAATAGCAAGAGCTACACTAACACGTGTGAGAGAAAAGTTAGGATTTAAGATTTAA
- a CDS encoding 1-acyl-sn-glycerol-3-phosphate acyltransferase translates to MNFLLIIPRTLWKLVFILNFVLGLIVLYPLFSIFLSKREWYPKAFELKKFWAKWILYVPGIFIKVKREVPIEKLPHPAVYCANHSSYLDIVMSYLVIPNYYVFMGKQELDKTPLFRIFFKDMNILVDRGSNTSSHRAFMRAGKEIDKGNGAFIYPEAGISSNGKLRGFKNGAFKLAIEKQVPIVPITYLNNWRLLQNGGFFKSFGGDRHLAYYCPRTHTHKRIN, encoded by the coding sequence ATGAACTTTTTGCTAATCATACCTCGAACACTTTGGAAGCTGGTCTTCATCCTCAATTTTGTATTGGGCTTGATTGTTCTTTATCCATTGTTTTCTATTTTTCTTTCGAAGCGAGAATGGTATCCAAAAGCTTTTGAGTTGAAAAAGTTCTGGGCAAAGTGGATTTTATATGTTCCTGGAATTTTTATCAAAGTAAAACGAGAAGTTCCAATTGAAAAGCTTCCACATCCAGCAGTGTATTGTGCTAATCACTCGTCTTATTTGGATATTGTGATGAGCTATTTGGTGATTCCGAATTATTACGTTTTTATGGGGAAGCAGGAATTAGACAAAACACCTTTGTTCCGAATTTTCTTTAAGGACATGAATATTTTGGTGGATAGAGGAAGCAATACATCATCGCACCGAGCGTTTATGCGGGCAGGAAAAGAAATTGACAAAGGAAATGGGGCATTTATTTATCCCGAAGCAGGTATTTCCAGCAATGGAAAATTAAGAGGATTCAAAAATGGTGCGTTTAAATTGGCGATTGAAAAGCAAGTGCCAATTGTTCCGATTACCTATTTAAACAACTGGAGATTATTACAAAATGGTGGTTTCTTTAAATCCTTTGGCGGAGATAGGCATCTCGCATATTATTGTCCACGCACCCATACCCACAAAAGGATTAACTGA
- the gatC gene encoding Asp-tRNA(Asn)/Glu-tRNA(Gln) amidotransferase subunit GatC gives MKIDNDTVDKIAHLARLEFANEAKEEIKKDMNNMLGFIDKLNELYTSNVEPLIYMSDEVNVLREDEVKQVITQEEALKNGPKHDSDYFKVPKVIEKA, from the coding sequence ATGAAGATAGATAACGACACCGTAGACAAAATTGCTCACTTAGCACGTTTGGAATTTGCAAACGAAGCAAAAGAGGAAATTAAAAAAGACATGAACAATATGTTGGGCTTCATAGACAAGTTGAACGAATTGTACACGTCTAATGTTGAACCGTTAATCTATATGAGTGATGAAGTAAATGTTTTGCGTGAAGATGAAGTGAAGCAGGTAATCACTCAAGAAGAAGCGTTGAAAAACGGACCAAAACATGATTCGGATTACTTTAAAGTTCCGAAGGTGATTGAGAAGGCTTAA